In Methanosarcina barkeri MS, a single window of DNA contains:
- the trxA gene encoding thioredoxin, with protein sequence MKPMLLDFSATWCGPCRMQKPILEELEKKYGDKVEFKVVDVDENQEMASKYGIHAVPTLIIQKDGAEVKRFMGVTQGSVLASELDKIL encoded by the coding sequence ATGAAACCAATGTTATTGGACTTTTCCGCAACATGGTGTGGACCTTGCAGGATGCAAAAACCAATTCTTGAAGAGCTTGAGAAAAAGTACGGGGATAAAGTTGAGTTCAAAGTTGTCGATGTGGATGAAAACCAGGAAATGGCTTCCAAATACGGCATACATGCTGTCCCAACGCTGATTATCCAGAAAGATGGGGCTGAAGTAAAGCGCTTCATGGGGGTTACCCAGGGTAGTGTACTGGCATCGGAACTCGATAAGATCCTCTGA
- the cofE gene encoding coenzyme F420-0:L-glutamate ligase, with product MSSENTSIQMFGIKTPIIREGDDIVKILDKALEEAGLVPIDGDIFVLAESAVGTAERRIVRLASVTPGEKAKVLGEQYGIDPREMELVLQECDEIFGGVPGAALTITKGVLAPNAGIDASNAPEGNVVLLPEDPRKSSEIIRSRLEKRYSCKLGVIIGDSRTQPLRLGCSGIALGVSGFVPVEDARGTDDIYGRPLRITYKAVADNLVSAAELLMGEAGESVPCVLIRGAPVNMINESPDMPTIPMEGCMYFGNIIKGRPKDKNCEKNV from the coding sequence ATGAGTTCAGAAAATACTTCCATCCAGATGTTTGGGATTAAGACCCCTATTATAAGGGAAGGGGATGATATCGTAAAGATTTTAGATAAGGCTCTGGAGGAAGCAGGGCTTGTCCCCATTGACGGGGATATTTTCGTACTTGCAGAATCTGCAGTTGGTACTGCGGAAAGAAGAATCGTCAGGCTTGCAAGCGTGACTCCGGGCGAAAAGGCAAAGGTGCTTGGGGAACAGTACGGGATCGATCCCAGGGAAATGGAACTCGTGCTTCAGGAATGCGATGAGATTTTTGGGGGTGTGCCCGGAGCTGCCCTTACAATTACAAAAGGTGTTCTGGCTCCGAATGCAGGGATCGACGCTTCCAATGCCCCTGAAGGCAATGTAGTCCTGCTCCCGGAAGACCCACGAAAAAGTTCCGAGATTATCAGGAGCCGGCTTGAGAAGCGTTACTCATGCAAGTTAGGGGTAATTATAGGAGACAGCAGGACCCAGCCTCTCAGGCTTGGCTGCTCGGGAATTGCACTTGGAGTTTCAGGCTTTGTACCTGTGGAAGATGCGCGGGGAACTGACGATATCTACGGAAGGCCTCTCCGTATTACATACAAGGCTGTAGCAGATAACCTTGTCTCGGCCGCCGAACTCCTTATGGGAGAAGCCGGGGAAAGTGTGCCGTGCGTGCTTATCCGTGGTGCTCCTGTAAACATGATAAATGAGTCACCTGATATGCCAACGATCCCAATGGAAGGCTGTATGTACTTCGGCAACATAATAAAAGGTAGGCCCAAGGATAAAAACTGCGAGAAAAATGTATGA
- a CDS encoding methylenetetrahydrofolate reductase produces MLFNFREKLNSSKFLVTAEVSPPKGTKFSVSLEDARQLKGIADAINVTDNQCSIMHMSSLAFSKLLLDDGHEPIMQLTCRDRNRIGLQSDLLGAYALGIRNICVMTGDFPSCGDHPGSKPVYDLDSVQLLQLIRKLDSGINFAGNQLNGGTSFCTGAVSGIDPEKPLQLIKLEKKVRCGADFIQTQAVYDVGMFEEFTEAIGHLEVPVIAGLIPLKSLGMAEFMNKNISGIHVPEEIMLRIKDAPDPVEEGLSIASETIKELMKLSRGVHIMPIGSHKNTARLLSMAGISGK; encoded by the coding sequence ATGCTCTTTAATTTTCGTGAAAAACTGAATTCCAGCAAATTTCTGGTTACTGCTGAAGTCTCCCCTCCTAAGGGCACAAAATTCTCAGTTTCCCTAGAAGATGCTCGCCAGCTCAAAGGTATTGCAGATGCTATAAATGTTACGGACAATCAGTGCTCAATTATGCACATGAGCTCTCTAGCTTTTAGCAAGCTTCTGCTTGATGATGGGCACGAGCCTATTATGCAGCTCACCTGCCGGGACAGGAACAGGATAGGACTTCAGTCTGATCTTCTCGGAGCGTATGCTCTGGGTATCAGAAACATCTGTGTGATGACAGGAGATTTTCCTTCTTGTGGAGATCACCCAGGTTCAAAACCTGTATACGATCTTGATTCAGTACAGCTCCTGCAACTTATAAGAAAGCTTGACTCAGGCATTAATTTTGCAGGAAACCAGCTAAACGGAGGGACCTCTTTCTGTACAGGTGCGGTTTCTGGTATAGACCCTGAAAAACCTTTGCAACTCATAAAGCTTGAAAAAAAAGTCAGGTGTGGAGCTGACTTTATCCAGACTCAGGCAGTCTATGATGTAGGCATGTTTGAGGAGTTTACGGAAGCTATAGGCCACCTTGAAGTGCCCGTAATTGCAGGCTTGATTCCTCTAAAATCTCTGGGTATGGCTGAATTCATGAACAAGAATATTTCAGGAATTCATGTGCCTGAAGAAATTATGCTTCGTATAAAAGATGCACCTGATCCTGTCGAAGAAGGTCTTTCAATAGCTTCAGAGACTATAAAGGAGCTTATGAAACTCTCAAGAGGGGTTCATATTATGCCTATAGGCTCTCATAAAAATACCGCGAGACTACTTTCTATGGCTGGAATTTCCGGGAAATAA
- a CDS encoding methylenetetrahydrofolate reductase C-terminal domain-containing protein: MIITSAKPLEEILALLQDEDDIFIIGCNVCAAKLKTGGEPEVLEMIRQLEKNGKHVVGWALPTAACSVRSFDSLVQKNEKITEARCILVMGCGSGVSTVAGVTEVPVFGSNDTLSLGGSSEGKLLLDQCAMCGKCTIGEFGGICPKSRCPKGLLNGPCGGAIDGMCEVNRENDCVWTLIYNRLKKINRLDLLYTVHAPQEHRVD, encoded by the coding sequence ATGATTATAACTTCAGCAAAACCCCTTGAAGAAATCCTGGCCCTGTTACAGGACGAAGATGACATATTTATTATCGGATGCAATGTCTGCGCTGCAAAACTGAAGACCGGTGGAGAACCCGAAGTGCTTGAGATGATCAGGCAGCTTGAGAAAAACGGAAAGCATGTAGTAGGCTGGGCTCTCCCCACAGCAGCCTGCAGCGTCCGGTCTTTTGACTCCCTGGTCCAGAAAAATGAAAAAATAACTGAGGCACGCTGTATTCTGGTTATGGGCTGCGGTAGTGGAGTTTCAACGGTTGCCGGTGTTACGGAGGTGCCTGTGTTCGGCTCAAATGATACGCTTTCTCTGGGAGGTTCAAGCGAAGGCAAGCTGCTTTTAGACCAGTGTGCGATGTGTGGAAAATGCACAATTGGTGAATTCGGAGGGATCTGTCCCAAATCACGGTGCCCAAAAGGACTTCTAAACGGGCCCTGTGGAGGAGCTATTGACGGGATGTGTGAAGTCAACAGAGAGAACGACTGTGTATGGACTTTGATTTATAATAGGTTGAAAAAAATCAATAGGCTTGATCTCCTTTACACAGTTCATGCCCCTCAGGAGCATAGAGTTGACTAA
- the folP gene encoding dihydropteroate synthase, which translates to MVVDTEICGIKIGDQYPAHVMGIINFSPESFYGDSVVSPDSALETAQKMVEEGATFLDIGARSTWLHAEPISRKQELERILPVLEALEGNVDAVISVDTMFSEIAEEALKRGADIINDVSGFTADPRMIEVVADYGCPAVVMASNKVPGDPLGMDAIIESLDSIIQAAEAGGINPEKLILDPASGRWIEEKLPIYDFETLDDFERLKIFEKPLLAALSRKSFIGDVLGKPATERLYGSLAATSIAVYKGAHIVRTHDVPETVDVVKFSGAIRSRPSIVKEGNYEVSVVEVKTPQDAAIAMRKLGVTTTGSKIMQNKSIHLMLKIRNLTTTEALIIKQEILSRGGDAALTRNAVSHETEMTDVLVMGTLLQLGRLARKLEGQARSLPLIAEMIRECIAKRSDLEYRYLR; encoded by the coding sequence ATGGTTGTTGATACTGAAATATGTGGTATAAAAATAGGAGATCAATACCCTGCACATGTTATGGGTATTATTAACTTTAGTCCTGAGTCCTTTTACGGAGATTCGGTTGTAAGCCCGGATTCCGCGCTTGAGACAGCTCAAAAAATGGTTGAGGAAGGAGCAACCTTTCTGGACATTGGAGCCCGTTCAACCTGGTTACACGCCGAGCCTATTAGCAGGAAACAGGAACTTGAACGTATTTTGCCAGTTCTAGAAGCACTGGAAGGCAATGTGGATGCTGTGATTTCCGTAGATACAATGTTTTCTGAAATCGCAGAAGAAGCTCTCAAAAGGGGAGCTGATATCATAAATGATGTTTCCGGTTTTACAGCAGACCCCAGAATGATTGAAGTAGTGGCAGATTATGGATGTCCTGCTGTTGTCATGGCCTCAAATAAAGTACCGGGTGATCCCCTCGGAATGGATGCTATTATCGAATCTCTTGATTCTATTATACAGGCCGCTGAAGCAGGCGGCATAAATCCGGAAAAACTTATACTTGACCCTGCATCTGGCAGATGGATCGAAGAAAAACTTCCCATCTATGACTTTGAAACTCTTGATGATTTTGAGCGCCTTAAAATTTTTGAAAAACCGTTGTTAGCAGCTCTCTCAAGAAAATCTTTCATAGGAGACGTACTTGGAAAACCTGCAACTGAAAGGCTCTATGGCAGCCTGGCTGCAACATCTATTGCAGTCTACAAAGGTGCCCATATCGTCCGTACGCATGATGTACCTGAGACCGTTGATGTTGTAAAGTTTTCAGGAGCTATAAGGAGCAGGCCAAGTATAGTAAAAGAGGGCAATTATGAGGTCTCTGTGGTCGAGGTAAAGACACCACAGGATGCAGCCATTGCAATGCGAAAACTTGGAGTTACCACAACAGGCTCAAAGATAATGCAGAATAAAAGTATCCATCTTATGCTGAAAATTCGTAATCTTACGACCACAGAGGCTTTGATAATAAAACAGGAGATACTTTCCCGAGGAGGGGATGCAGCCTTGACAAGGAATGCAGTTTCCCACGAAACAGAGATGACTGATGTGCTTGTAATGGGCACTCTGCTTCAGCTTGGACGCCTTGCCAGGAAACTTGAAGGGCAGGCGCGCTCCCTACCACTTATTGCCGAAATGATCCGCGAATGCATTGCAAAGCGGAGCGATCTGGAATATCGATATTTGAGGTAG
- a CDS encoding DUF1699 family protein, producing the protein MKIRVISSRNEILSLNPNEKVVHFAFRPSNKDIFLLVETCPKLEVIQLPKSYIRTVSRAIEMFLEMQKVQFIEGDVWGHRKDINEYYTVPSSIISKIRSMKAEGIPSEKIAEKVAHESKLGPGMVSYILNKKDLE; encoded by the coding sequence ATGAAAATAAGAGTTATCAGTTCAAGAAATGAAATTCTGTCACTGAATCCAAATGAAAAGGTCGTTCACTTTGCATTCAGGCCATCAAATAAAGATATTTTTCTGCTTGTTGAGACCTGTCCGAAACTGGAGGTAATCCAGCTTCCAAAATCATACATAAGGACAGTTTCAAGAGCTATAGAGATGTTTCTGGAAATGCAAAAGGTTCAGTTCATTGAAGGAGATGTATGGGGACACAGGAAAGACATTAATGAGTATTATACTGTCCCCTCATCCATAATATCAAAAATAAGAAGCATGAAAGCTGAAGGCATTCCCAGTGAAAAAATTGCGGAAAAAGTAGCGCATGAAAGCAAACTTGGTCCTGGAATGGTTTCTTACATTCTGAACAAAAAAGATTTGGAATAA